In the genome of Leptospira licerasiae serovar Varillal str. VAR 010, one region contains:
- a CDS encoding site-2 protease family protein — MLADILGIVFMLALCIFIHELGHLIMGWVVGVKARIFSIGYGKGIWKKKIGETTFQVTGIPLGGYVLFKGDEGGTLKGEKGEFLSTPPLKRMIPVFGGPLFNLILGFFIIFGLYAIGYAPTGTKIYIEPAINEYSSGYQAGLRSGDKIVSVNGTKTESKYELLSELGLARGKDIQLKVERDGKELEFHFADPQIGVDFAGERLVQVDFGYGATLSHWFLKKLSFLDPNGEAAEYRKQRERKAALDPKLSPRELALQEAKLNKEAIESRALDYLNDGDRILSVNGIEVHTVPELQRTLGKFQNEKVKLEVDRKTYPLLNPWTREKAEVEMTPLGAFVVELKDVRDRKYPEIPISTISLRSHDPEIKLKLLSLKMDGKSFSDLEDFKKTVQTQIGKRVQLEVQGQTWDATLGFYQIGLLGFTAKMHVKEESMDRKLSFGEAFLQSGKDVGKMISDNLRGLGMIFSGRLKVKDSVSGPVGLAKVSVQFLEDGFYSYFQFVAFISIALMIMNLLPIPVADGGHIVFFTYEAIAGRPLPMAVQEQVLRLGFFFLLSLGLYVTYHDFLR, encoded by the coding sequence ATGTTAGCAGATATTTTAGGCATCGTATTCATGCTGGCCCTTTGTATTTTTATCCATGAATTGGGTCATTTAATTATGGGCTGGGTCGTTGGTGTAAAGGCCAGGATCTTTTCCATCGGTTATGGAAAAGGGATTTGGAAAAAGAAAATTGGTGAGACCACTTTTCAAGTCACAGGAATTCCTTTAGGCGGATATGTTCTGTTTAAAGGAGACGAAGGCGGAACATTAAAGGGAGAGAAGGGAGAATTTTTATCCACTCCTCCGTTAAAAAGAATGATCCCGGTTTTCGGTGGGCCATTATTCAACTTGATCCTAGGGTTTTTTATCATATTCGGTCTGTACGCGATAGGTTATGCGCCAACTGGAACTAAGATCTATATAGAACCTGCGATCAACGAATATTCTTCCGGATACCAAGCAGGTTTAAGAAGTGGAGATAAGATCGTATCCGTAAACGGGACCAAAACGGAATCTAAATACGAATTATTATCCGAGCTTGGACTTGCTCGCGGCAAAGATATCCAACTCAAAGTAGAGAGAGATGGAAAAGAACTAGAATTTCATTTTGCGGACCCTCAGATCGGAGTGGACTTCGCAGGAGAAAGACTTGTGCAAGTGGACTTCGGATACGGAGCTACATTAAGTCATTGGTTCTTGAAAAAACTCTCATTCTTGGATCCGAACGGAGAAGCGGCGGAATATAGAAAGCAAAGAGAAAGAAAAGCGGCATTGGATCCGAAACTTTCTCCGAGAGAACTTGCCTTACAGGAAGCAAAACTGAACAAAGAAGCAATCGAATCCAGGGCCTTAGACTATCTGAACGACGGGGATCGTATCCTGTCCGTAAACGGGATAGAAGTGCATACCGTTCCGGAATTGCAACGTACTCTCGGAAAATTCCAAAACGAAAAAGTAAAATTAGAAGTGGATCGTAAAACTTATCCGCTGCTCAACCCTTGGACTCGCGAAAAAGCGGAAGTGGAAATGACTCCTCTTGGTGCGTTCGTTGTGGAATTGAAAGATGTTCGAGACAGAAAATATCCCGAAATTCCGATTAGCACGATCAGTCTCAGAAGCCATGATCCGGAAATTAAACTAAAACTTTTAAGTTTAAAGATGGATGGTAAGTCTTTCTCAGACCTGGAAGATTTCAAAAAAACAGTCCAGACCCAAATCGGCAAAAGAGTCCAGCTAGAAGTCCAGGGACAGACTTGGGATGCGACACTCGGATTCTATCAAATCGGTCTCTTAGGTTTTACCGCTAAGATGCATGTGAAAGAGGAAAGTATGGACCGAAAACTTTCCTTCGGCGAGGCATTTTTACAATCCGGTAAAGACGTTGGAAAAATGATCAGCGATAACCTGAGGGGACTCGGGATGATCTTTTCCGGAAGACTGAAGGTTAAGGACAGCGTTTCAGGTCCTGTAGGGCTTGCCAAAGTTTCCGTTCAGTTCTTAGAAGACGGTTTTTATTCTTACTTTCAGTTCGTGGCATTTATTTCGATCGCTTTAATGATAATGAATTTACTTCCGATTCCTGTAGCCGACGGTGGACATATCGTTTTTTTCACATACGAGGCGATCGCCGGTAGACCTTTGCCGATGGCTGTTCAAGAACAGGTTTTGAGATTAGGATTCTTCTTCCTTTTATCCTTGGGCCTCTATGTGACTTACCACGATTTCTTAAGATAA
- a CDS encoding adenylate/guanylate cyclase domain-containing protein yields the protein MSESKPAQKFTVVDIIFGVTTSLGILAHFYYAFFSEANYSLQLLLLGALFLYSSSYFFYKTITKVSKDPQLVGSLWLAIIVSLVWFDLYVAFTPVSELEESSISWRFNVLRNQTDARVEKESDKGDLEQIQLKPPEKARRDINIIGITTKTLDQLGGVWPLPWKYYAKIIDKFASSTNHLMFDVFFLDYKPGQTDEMAKALSGNPRVMFDYPMETSLESKSTIINLEKRTEILRKFKLENVKDEQTGLSWLKFPQAPIEPIAEKSSGLGFANIKKDESGLNRKMPIVAKILGSGPGREDEYYPSIDLVIACNYYGVDVKKDVEVVMGEYVKIKNIPQKNINYFDRKTLKMVTEDIMARPNDTREVTIPIDEYGQMEINFPGGLYSYNTTEFFEVSEGWDNETATQVNNNIFLVAMFYATGRGAAKDTHLSPFGDMSGIEHHAHAINTILNQDFLWDMPLAGNFLIFFSMAFIVGLVLPRMKTSWGFLFIIGLALLYSVVTLYDFSEFNIIHVFPSVVIEQFFIFVGIIVYKILTEEENVKYIRTTFSKFVSKDIVDELLKNPENLNLGGSKKDITIFFSDIRGFTTMSEKMGPEELVQFLNQYLSEMTEIIIEFKGTIDKYMGDAIMAFWGAPVPLEDHAYYACAASIAQMRRLAVLKEEWKARDLPVMDIGIGLNSGPAVVGNMGSSHRMDYTCMGDTINLGSRLEGSNKEYATNIIISEYTYEKVKDRIIARELDLVKVKGKTKPVRIYELIDLVNEEDLKLLRRPLNSVEQS from the coding sequence ATGAGCGAGTCCAAACCAGCCCAGAAATTTACCGTTGTGGATATCATTTTCGGGGTTACTACATCCCTCGGAATTCTGGCACATTTTTATTACGCGTTTTTTTCCGAGGCGAATTATTCGCTTCAACTTCTACTATTAGGTGCACTTTTCCTATATTCTTCCTCTTACTTTTTTTATAAAACCATAACTAAGGTTTCTAAAGATCCTCAATTGGTGGGGAGCCTTTGGTTAGCGATCATTGTATCCTTAGTTTGGTTCGACTTGTATGTTGCATTCACTCCTGTTTCCGAGTTGGAAGAAAGTTCCATCTCTTGGAGATTTAACGTTCTTCGTAACCAAACTGACGCAAGGGTGGAGAAGGAATCCGACAAGGGAGATCTGGAACAGATCCAATTGAAACCTCCCGAAAAAGCAAGAAGGGACATCAATATCATCGGGATCACCACTAAAACTTTGGATCAACTAGGCGGTGTATGGCCTCTTCCTTGGAAATATTACGCAAAGATAATAGATAAATTCGCTTCTTCTACCAACCATCTGATGTTCGACGTTTTCTTTCTGGACTATAAGCCGGGGCAAACGGATGAGATGGCTAAAGCTCTTTCGGGAAATCCTAGGGTTATGTTCGACTACCCTATGGAAACCAGTTTGGAATCCAAGAGCACGATCATCAATTTAGAAAAAAGGACTGAGATCCTTCGTAAATTCAAATTGGAAAATGTGAAGGATGAACAAACAGGTCTTTCTTGGTTAAAATTCCCGCAAGCTCCTATCGAGCCGATAGCCGAAAAATCATCAGGTTTAGGTTTTGCGAATATTAAAAAAGACGAATCCGGCCTGAACCGTAAAATGCCTATCGTCGCCAAGATCTTGGGTTCCGGCCCGGGAAGAGAAGACGAATACTATCCCTCTATCGACCTAGTAATCGCTTGTAATTATTACGGAGTGGATGTCAAAAAAGACGTAGAAGTGGTCATGGGCGAATATGTGAAGATCAAAAATATTCCCCAAAAGAATATCAATTATTTCGACCGTAAGACCTTAAAAATGGTTACGGAAGATATCATGGCTAGGCCGAACGATACTCGCGAGGTTACCATTCCGATCGACGAATACGGTCAAATGGAGATCAACTTTCCGGGAGGATTATATTCTTATAATACTACCGAGTTCTTCGAAGTTTCCGAAGGTTGGGACAACGAAACAGCCACTCAGGTTAACAATAATATTTTCTTAGTCGCGATGTTCTATGCTACAGGAAGAGGAGCCGCAAAAGATACTCACTTGTCCCCATTCGGAGATATGTCCGGGATCGAACACCACGCACATGCGATCAATACGATCCTGAATCAGGACTTTCTCTGGGATATGCCATTGGCCGGGAACTTCCTGATTTTCTTCTCCATGGCGTTTATTGTTGGGCTTGTCCTTCCTAGAATGAAAACTTCTTGGGGATTTTTGTTCATCATAGGTTTAGCGCTTTTGTACAGCGTAGTAACCTTATACGATTTCTCGGAATTCAATATTATTCATGTATTTCCTTCGGTGGTTATAGAGCAGTTCTTCATTTTCGTGGGGATCATAGTCTATAAGATCTTAACGGAAGAAGAGAACGTAAAATATATCCGTACCACATTCTCCAAATTCGTTTCTAAAGACATTGTGGACGAACTCCTAAAAAATCCGGAAAATCTAAATTTGGGAGGATCTAAAAAGGACATTACCATTTTCTTCTCGGATATCCGCGGATTTACCACCATGTCCGAAAAAATGGGTCCGGAAGAACTGGTCCAATTCCTAAATCAGTATCTATCGGAAATGACCGAGATCATTATCGAGTTCAAGGGAACGATTGATAAATACATGGGGGATGCGATTATGGCTTTCTGGGGGGCTCCGGTTCCTCTAGAAGACCATGCTTACTACGCTTGCGCGGCTTCCATTGCACAAATGAGAAGGCTCGCAGTCCTGAAGGAAGAATGGAAAGCAAGAGATCTTCCTGTAATGGACATCGGGATCGGATTAAATTCCGGACCGGCAGTCGTTGGTAATATGGGGAGTTCTCACCGGATGGACTATACTTGTATGGGAGATACCATTAACCTGGGATCTCGTCTGGAAGGATCCAACAAGGAATATGCCACAAACATTATCATTTCGGAATATACGTACGAAAAGGTTAAGGACCGTATAATTGCCAGAGAACTGGATCTAGTCAAGGTAAAGGGTAAAACCAAACCGGTCAGGATCTATGAACTGATAGACTTAGTGAACGAAGAAGACTTAAAACTTCTGAGGAGACCTTTGAATTCGGTAGAGCAGTCCTGA
- the trpB gene encoding tryptophan synthase subunit beta: MAKERSFTEKEGYFGDFGGRYSPEILTEALIELEDTYNKLRKDKKFQKDLEFYRKNYIGRPSPLTYAEKLTKAWGGAKIWLKREDLNHTGAHKINNTIGQALIAKAMGKRRIIAETGAGQHGVATATVGALFEFETAIFMGEEDLRRQKLNAIRMQMLGAKVIGVSSGTATLKDATSEAMRDWALNVSNTHYIVGSVIGPHPFPTIVRDFQKVVGEESRKQFKKENDKLPDAVVACVGGGSNAMGMFYGFLNDKKVKLYGVEAGGRGSSPGEHSATMFYGKTGFLHGTKTLVIQDEGGQVVPAHSVSAGLDYPGVGPEHAYLHSSGRVKYETVSDQGALDAFMEVCRVEGIIPALETAHAFRFAKDLAKELGKKKDILICLSGRGDKDVAEVARLVGLSQGDLI; the protein is encoded by the coding sequence ATGGCTAAAGAACGCAGCTTCACTGAAAAAGAAGGATACTTCGGAGATTTTGGCGGAAGATATTCCCCTGAGATCCTGACCGAAGCGTTGATCGAGTTGGAAGATACTTACAATAAACTCCGTAAGGATAAAAAATTCCAAAAGGACCTGGAGTTTTATAGAAAAAATTATATCGGAAGACCTTCTCCTCTCACCTATGCTGAGAAGCTGACCAAGGCCTGGGGTGGGGCCAAAATTTGGCTTAAACGAGAAGACCTAAATCATACGGGGGCTCATAAGATCAATAATACGATCGGCCAGGCTTTGATCGCCAAGGCAATGGGTAAACGTAGGATCATTGCGGAAACAGGAGCAGGCCAACATGGTGTGGCAACCGCGACCGTCGGAGCTTTATTCGAATTTGAAACGGCTATTTTTATGGGAGAAGAAGATCTCCGCCGTCAAAAACTGAATGCGATCCGTATGCAAATGTTAGGTGCAAAAGTGATCGGAGTCTCTTCCGGAACAGCGACTCTAAAGGACGCTACCTCGGAAGCGATGAGAGATTGGGCATTAAATGTTTCTAATACTCATTATATAGTCGGTTCTGTGATCGGACCTCACCCTTTTCCTACGATCGTTCGAGATTTCCAGAAAGTGGTGGGAGAAGAATCCAGAAAGCAGTTCAAAAAAGAGAACGATAAACTTCCGGATGCGGTCGTTGCCTGTGTGGGCGGCGGTTCCAACGCAATGGGAATGTTTTACGGATTTCTAAATGATAAAAAAGTAAAACTATACGGAGTGGAGGCCGGAGGAAGGGGATCTTCTCCTGGAGAACATTCCGCAACGATGTTTTACGGTAAGACCGGATTTTTGCATGGGACTAAAACTTTAGTCATCCAAGACGAGGGCGGACAAGTAGTTCCTGCTCACTCTGTTTCCGCCGGATTGGATTATCCAGGTGTGGGACCAGAACATGCGTATCTACATTCTTCCGGAAGAGTAAAATATGAAACTGTTTCCGACCAAGGAGCCTTGGACGCATTCATGGAAGTTTGTAGGGTAGAAGGTATCATACCTGCATTAGAAACTGCTCATGCATTTCGATTTGCAAAGGACCTTGCAAAGGAGCTGGGAAAGAAAAAGGACATTCTGATCTGTCTTTCCGGTAGAGGGGACAAAGACGTGGCGGAAGTGGCAAGACTTGTCGGTCTTTCGCAAGGAGATTTGATTTGA
- a CDS encoding proline--tRNA ligase, whose protein sequence is MRASKYLVPTEKENPSDAVVASHRLMIRAGLVRKSGSGFYFFLPLGLRILKKIESIVREEMDATGALEFELPIMTPSEFWEQSGRWSVMGPEMMRVKDRHDQWYALGPTHEESFSYLVKPLLKSYKDLPINVYQIHTKFRDEIRPRFGVIRSREFIMKDAYSFHLDDASLDATYQDMRTAYRKIFQRCGLKTIPVQADSGTMGGSASEEFMVVSPIGEETLLLCGDCGYNSNSEKTPFIVKAEDSPKGPKDKKEVATPGKKSIEDVASFLNVRPQDTIKAVAFQNGKEKLLVFLRGDLELNEHKLKSYLKWSDLDLIPEPELRNSNLIPGFIGPSDVGAGFKVILDSSIQMDGAYVVGGGKEDFHIQGYVPSSEIKIQYETTDVALAREGDPCPTCAKTLKAEKGIEVGHIFKLGDKYTKSFQIQVLDQQGKAKTLTMGCYGIGVNRTMATVIEQCNDEKGIYWPISIAPFEICLVTLTKGAEQDAKALEFYENLKNEGFEVFWDERDLGPGFKFKDSELIGFPIRITVGKKFFESGEISIYDRKADKDETFQFTDFDDLNTKVENLRQELYQELLGD, encoded by the coding sequence ATGAGAGCATCTAAATATTTAGTACCTACGGAAAAAGAAAATCCTTCGGACGCGGTAGTCGCTTCCCATAGGCTGATGATACGCGCCGGTCTGGTCCGAAAATCAGGCTCAGGATTTTACTTCTTTCTACCCTTAGGGTTACGCATCCTTAAAAAAATAGAAAGTATCGTCCGCGAAGAAATGGACGCTACAGGCGCATTGGAATTCGAACTTCCTATCATGACTCCTTCCGAGTTTTGGGAACAGTCCGGAAGATGGAGTGTTATGGGGCCGGAAATGATGCGAGTGAAGGACCGTCATGACCAATGGTATGCGCTTGGCCCAACTCATGAGGAATCTTTTTCTTATTTAGTAAAACCTTTACTGAAATCATACAAGGATCTGCCGATCAATGTGTATCAGATCCATACTAAATTCAGAGATGAGATTCGCCCTAGATTCGGGGTGATCCGTTCCAGAGAATTTATTATGAAAGATGCATATTCTTTCCATCTGGATGACGCTTCTCTGGATGCTACTTATCAGGACATGAGGACCGCTTATCGCAAAATTTTCCAGCGTTGCGGCTTGAAAACGATTCCAGTACAGGCGGATTCAGGCACTATGGGTGGTTCTGCTTCAGAAGAATTTATGGTAGTTTCTCCTATCGGGGAAGAGACACTACTTCTTTGCGGTGACTGCGGCTATAATTCTAATAGTGAAAAAACTCCTTTTATTGTGAAAGCGGAGGATTCTCCAAAGGGTCCTAAAGACAAAAAAGAAGTGGCAACTCCTGGTAAAAAGTCTATCGAAGATGTAGCTTCTTTCCTTAACGTTCGCCCTCAGGATACGATCAAGGCAGTTGCTTTCCAAAACGGAAAAGAAAAACTGTTGGTATTCCTACGCGGGGACCTGGAGTTGAATGAGCACAAACTTAAATCTTATTTAAAATGGTCCGACCTGGACTTGATCCCCGAGCCTGAATTAAGAAATTCTAATTTAATTCCAGGTTTTATCGGACCTTCCGATGTAGGGGCAGGATTTAAGGTGATCTTAGATTCTTCTATCCAAATGGATGGAGCTTACGTTGTAGGCGGAGGAAAGGAAGATTTCCATATCCAAGGATATGTTCCTTCTTCAGAGATCAAGATCCAATACGAAACTACGGATGTGGCTCTTGCGAGAGAAGGAGATCCTTGTCCTACTTGTGCAAAAACCTTAAAGGCAGAAAAGGGGATCGAAGTCGGTCATATCTTCAAGTTAGGAGATAAATACACCAAGTCTTTCCAGATCCAAGTATTGGACCAGCAAGGTAAGGCAAAAACATTGACCATGGGATGTTACGGAATCGGAGTAAACCGAACCATGGCTACCGTTATAGAGCAATGTAACGACGAAAAGGGGATTTACTGGCCTATCAGTATCGCTCCTTTCGAGATCTGTCTTGTTACTCTTACAAAAGGTGCAGAACAGGACGCAAAAGCATTAGAATTTTATGAAAACCTAAAGAATGAGGGTTTTGAAGTTTTCTGGGATGAAAGAGATCTTGGTCCAGGATTCAAGTTCAAGGACTCCGAATTGATCGGTTTTCCGATCCGTATCACAGTAGGTAAAAAGTTTTTCGAGTCGGGAGAAATTTCCATCTACGATCGTAAGGCGGACAAGGATGAAACTTTCCAATTCACCGATTTCGACGACCTGAATACCAAAGTTGAAAATCTACGTCAGGAATTATATCAGGAGTTGTTGGGAGATTAA
- the trpA gene encoding tryptophan synthase subunit alpha: MSAIESVFSDSKSAFIPYISLGDPNYDLCVDWADALIRGGADILELGIPFSDPVADGPVIQKAFKRALANPFSMEKILETTAKIHSLHPHIPLVYLTYFNPIFHYGFEKFAQEAKIAGIQGMIIPDLPYDTPETDELFKSLKRRGVDLIHLVTPATPLNRMKGIRDFASGFIYYVTSYGVTGERKSISADLEDRIKTTKEVFSLPVSAGFGISAPDQAKEISQYADGIIIGSAVQRIIEENGSNPSLCRKKLEEYAQSISGSLRGKNR; this comes from the coding sequence TTGAGCGCGATCGAGAGCGTTTTTTCGGATTCAAAAAGCGCATTCATTCCTTATATTTCTTTGGGAGATCCGAACTACGACCTATGCGTGGATTGGGCGGATGCTCTGATCAGAGGTGGCGCAGACATTTTAGAACTTGGGATCCCGTTCTCTGATCCGGTTGCGGATGGACCGGTGATCCAAAAGGCATTCAAACGTGCTCTTGCGAATCCTTTCTCCATGGAAAAGATACTAGAGACAACGGCAAAAATACATTCTTTGCACCCTCATATTCCTCTAGTGTATCTAACGTATTTTAATCCTATCTTTCATTACGGTTTCGAAAAGTTCGCTCAAGAAGCCAAGATCGCAGGCATCCAAGGTATGATCATTCCTGATCTTCCATATGATACCCCTGAAACAGACGAATTATTCAAATCTTTAAAAAGAAGAGGAGTGGATCTGATCCATTTAGTAACTCCAGCAACTCCTCTAAATCGAATGAAAGGAATTCGAGACTTTGCATCGGGATTTATTTACTATGTGACTTCCTACGGAGTGACTGGCGAAAGAAAATCGATCTCTGCGGATCTGGAAGATAGGATCAAAACCACTAAGGAAGTTTTTTCCCTTCCGGTAAGTGCCGGGTTCGGGATCTCCGCTCCTGATCAGGCAAAAGAAATTTCACAATATGCGGATGGGATCATCATAGGTTCTGCAGTACAAAGGATCATAGAAGAGAACGGTTCTAATCCTAGTCTTTGCAGAAAAAAACTGGAAGAATACGCACAATCGATTTCCGGTTCTTTGAGAGGAAAAAACCGCTAA